From Oryza sativa Japonica Group chromosome 4, ASM3414082v1, one genomic window encodes:
- the LOC4336715 gene encoding E3 ubiquitin ligase BIG BROTHER-related produces MEVMHDTTGKKEVVVCYMNAPLPYMIEENYGGCFFEDDVDLAQVLQDQEIVYQLIQGNYGTGSSKTHSNPSSSYSHGCELGERKPSGVASYEAQLVVDEALARELQQMEDQLASASIDDHNIIEHGRKPIASSTSSGGNASASRPPQVVMEDGIDPDNMTYEELQQLGEAIGTESKGLPEDVIALLPTSTYKIRIFSRKEKHDECVICCMTYKNRDRLTKLPCEHQYHQTCVTKWLKINKVCPVCNKEVYGSGK; encoded by the exons ATGGAGGTGATGCATGATACCACTGGGAAGAAGGAAGTGGTTGTCTGTTATATGAACGCCCCTCTACCGTACATGATTGAAGAGAATTACGGGGGATGCTTCTTTGAAGACGACGTTGATCTTGCACAGGTTCTCCAGGACCAG GAAATAGTCTATCAATTAATACAAGGAAATTATGGTACTGGTTCATCCAAAACTCATTCAAATCCTAGTTCTAGTTATAGCCATGGATGTGAATTGGGTGAACGGAAACCATCAGGAGTTGCAAGTTATGAAGCGCAACTAGTTGTTGATGAAGCTTTAGCTCGAGAGCTGCAACAGATGGAGGACCAACTAGCAAGTGCATCAATTGATGACCATAACATAATAGAACATG GAAGAAAGCCAATAGCTTCTTCAACATCTAGCGGTGGTAATGCTTCTGCAAGCAGACCTCCTCAGGTAGTGATGGAGGATGGCATTGATCCAGATAACATGACTTACGAG GAACTGCAACAATTAGGGGAAGCTATAGGTACTGAAAGCAAAGGGTTGCCGGAAGATGTGATAGCGCTCTTGCCTACTTCAACATACAAAATTAGGATATTCTCAAGAAAGGAAAAGCATGACGA ATGTGTGATATGCTGTATGACTTACAAGAACCGAGATAGGCTGACTAAATTGCCCTGTGAGCATCAGTACCATCAAACTTGTGTCACCAAATGGTTGAAGATCAACAAG GTATGCCCTGTTTGCAACAAGGAGGTTTATGGGTCGGGCAAGTGA